TGCAAGAGCTGCTCGATTCATCCGGCCTGGGCAGCACGACGATCGCCGACGTGCTCGGTGCGATCGACCAGTTCAGCGGCAACGCCGCGTTCCTCCCCTTCGGCCGCACACTGACGACGGAGCAGCAGGACCAGCTCGCCGCCCTGCATGACCAGTTCGCCGCGGGCGAAATCACGGGCGATGAATTTCACACGAAGGCCGCCGAGATTCTCGGGGTCGAGGACGTGGGAATGGGCTTCGGCGCCGGCCCGGGTCGTTGCTTTGGCAGCGACGGATTCGCCGGCGGACCGCGCGGCGGCCACGGCGGCTTTGGCGGCCCGCAGGAACGGCTTGACGCGCTACTCGATCTGACCGACGAGCAGGCGGACCAGGCGCAGACTATCTTTGACGCCATGCGCACCGACGTGACATCGCTTCAGGACGCCGCCCGCGACGCTATCGACGCCGTCCTGACCGACGAACAGCTCGCCCAGCTTGACGAGCTGCGCAGCAACGCCGGCGGAGAGCACCACGGGCACCGCGTCTTCGGCCCCGGTATCGA
The genomic region above belongs to Phycisphaerae bacterium RAS1 and contains:
- a CDS encoding LTXXQ motif protein translates to MRRIHAHWNQAMRRLRQLGCGLGLVAVMASNGGGCAGLSSDATLQELLDSSGLGSTTIADVLGAIDQFSGNAAFLPFGRTLTTEQQDQLAALHDQFAAGEITGDEFHTKAAEILGVEDVGMGFGAGPGRCFGSDGFAGGPRGGHGGFGGPQERLDALLDLTDEQADQAQTIFDAMRTDVTSLQDAARDAIDAVLTDEQLAQLDELRSNAGGEHHGHRVFGPGIDRLAEKLELTEEQQTQIETLLDTLKTDVQTRREQARTEFRAILTDEQLAALDEFEAAHPRPDA